TGGCACGAAATTTAAAGTGTATAATGTGTGTTTTATCTCAGGAAAACGTGTTAATTAATCAAGTTTATAAATTGAACCAGATTAAAGTTATGCGAATAAAATAATTAAAAGATGAAAAAATATTGGTTTTTCGTTATCTTACTCCTTCTTTTAACTAATGCTTCATTCGCGCAGAAGTTTGGTTACGTAGACTCGGAGTTTATATTAAGCAAAGTTCCGGCTTATAATAATGCCCAAAAAGAAATTGATAAGCTGTCGGCTAATTGGCAGAAAGACATTGAAGGCATGTATCAAAACATAGATAAGATGTACAAATCTTATCAGGCCGAAGAAGTTCTGCTCACCGAAGAGATGAAAAAGAAGCGGCAGGATGAGATTGTAGAGAAGGAAAAAGAAGTAAAAGAGTACCAGAAGAAAATTTTTGGTTTTGAAGGTGCTGTTTTTAAAAAGCGTCAGGAACTGATTAAGCCCGTACAGGACGATGTATATGATGCTATCGAGAAGGTAGCTAAAAAACGTCAGTTACAAATTGTTTTTGATAAATCGAGCGATTTAGTAATGTTATATACGAATCCGGTACATGATTATACCGAGTATGTTTTGGAAGAGTTAGGTTTGGCTTCGCCCGAAAAGAATACTCCTGGAGCAAGACCAACCAATGCAAATGTAGAAACTCCCGGCAACCAGGTACAATCTCAGGAGGATGAGGTGGGCGCTTCAGAAGAACCTGCAACTACCACTAAGCAGACTCCTGCTGCCCGTAAACCAACTAGCAGTAAAACTCCAGTAAAAAAATCTCAAGCAAAGAAAAAGTAAACAAGTAAACCAATTAATTGATTAAAATGAATAAAATTAAAATTTTTGTTGCCACTGCTTTATTAATTGTAACTGCGCAAATTTCCACTCAGGCGCAGACTGCTACTCCTAAAATTGGCTATACAAATGTTGATTATGTATTAAGCTTAATGCCAGAGAGTAAACAAATTGAATCAGATTTAAAAACATATAGTACTCAGTTAGAAACTCAGTTGCAAACAAAAGTAAAAGAGTTTGAAACCAAAGGCGAAGCTTACCAAAAAGGCGCTACTACCATGACGGACGTTATCCGTAAAGACAAAGAAAAAGAGCTTATGAACTTGCGTTCTTCTATCGAGGAGTTTCAACGTAATGCTGAAATTTCTTTACAGAAAAAGCAGCAATCTTTATTAGAGCCGGCTTACAAAAAAATGCAGAAAGCCATTGATGATGTAGCTAAAAGTAACGGTTATACTTATGTATTTAACTCTGATGCCGGCGCTGGTACTGCCGCTATTTTGTTACACGCTCCGGAAGATGGTAATATTTCTGATTTAGTTTTAAAGCAAATGGGTATTACACCTCCAGCTAAAGGTGCTCCGGCTCCAGCTGTACAAGCTCCCGCAGCGAGCAATACTACTCCGGTTAAAGCTACTACTCCTGCTACTGGTAAGAAAAATAAGTAATT
The sequence above is a segment of the Adhaeribacter swui genome. Coding sequences within it:
- a CDS encoding OmpH family outer membrane protein — its product is MKKYWFFVILLLLLTNASFAQKFGYVDSEFILSKVPAYNNAQKEIDKLSANWQKDIEGMYQNIDKMYKSYQAEEVLLTEEMKKKRQDEIVEKEKEVKEYQKKIFGFEGAVFKKRQELIKPVQDDVYDAIEKVAKKRQLQIVFDKSSDLVMLYTNPVHDYTEYVLEELGLASPEKNTPGARPTNANVETPGNQVQSQEDEVGASEEPATTTKQTPAARKPTSSKTPVKKSQAKKK
- a CDS encoding OmpH family outer membrane protein → MNKIKIFVATALLIVTAQISTQAQTATPKIGYTNVDYVLSLMPESKQIESDLKTYSTQLETQLQTKVKEFETKGEAYQKGATTMTDVIRKDKEKELMNLRSSIEEFQRNAEISLQKKQQSLLEPAYKKMQKAIDDVAKSNGYTYVFNSDAGAGTAAILLHAPEDGNISDLVLKQMGITPPAKGAPAPAVQAPAASNTTPVKATTPATGKKNK